One Podarcis raffonei isolate rPodRaf1 chromosome 18, rPodRaf1.pri, whole genome shotgun sequence genomic window carries:
- the APC2 gene encoding adenomatous polyposis coli protein 2 isoform X2 — MSTSIASYDQLVRQVEALKTENTHLRRELEDNSNHLSKLENETSDMKEVLKHLQGKLEQEAKMMVSSGQMEVLDQLKALQMDISSLYNLKFHPPALLPEPISQDHSPEGSPAHPGSLQRKDSMLDLSRATIRLLEELDRERCFLLSEIEKEEKEKLWYYTQLQSLSKRLDELPHVETFSMQMDLIRQQLEFEAQHIRTLMEERFGTTDEMVQRAQIRASRLEQIDKEVIEAQEKVQQSEPQLCGKLSGLEEDGSLEIPAHPEDGNQEGNKVEVVFWLLSMLATRDKEDMSRTLLAMSSSQESCLAMRKSGCLPLLVQILHDTDREPGAPESPGAAGKDCRMRANAALHNIVFSQPDEGQAKKEMRVLHVLEQIRSYSETCWDWLKAHGKEGAKTPERGAGPVPIEPQICQATCAIMKLSFDEDYRRAMNELGGLQAVAELLQVDYEMHQMTSDPLNLALRRYTGMALTNLTFGDVVNKATLCSRQRCMQAIVAQLASESEELHQVVSSILRNLSWRADMNSKKVLREVGSVTGLMQCALRANKESTLKSILSALWNLSAHSTENKAAICLVDGALGFLVSTLTYKCQSNSLAIIESGGGILRNVSSLVATKEDYRQVLRDHSCLQTLLQHLKSHSLTIVSNACGTLWNLSARSPKDQELLWDLGAVSMLRNLVHSKHKMIAMGSAAALRNLLANRPLKYKDAVVISPGSCMPSLYMRKQKALEAELDTKHLAEAFDSLEKQTLKTQNSKKPIRHMESLVKDYASDSGCFDDDEGPNASETGNASVLSMFLNSSFLQGQALPRAGAPRRCPEPEKDGSRPAEAAQVAPSLLRPDEDVSAAAEKLANKISTAVAKIDKLVEDISVLHTSSDDSFSLSSEDHCLDWQLGLEEVHEARAQSCSPCRLSDASGFAKREGLCRAHTLLRLKTAYTSLSNDSLNSGSTSDGYCTKEHMKPCTGTTFLDFKDELHRYQKRPSRLDLKNILSNRPEKAEVPGKKRHGTGEAAEKPENLGKLPKSDAVVAEKDPQPQTKVLSNELNADPKVHTIKLSPSYQHVPLVESIGDGSSAPETAGPQGAGPFYPSLSLKSIENLSKIPERLPARPPAPVAQEQLQKYSVEDTPICFSRCSSLSSLSSADNVLDGQSHSENETDSDSSLEIIEVEEVAEMEEARKGGQAEPAPAASQPIAIPFPKKEKVFLRGASPCRPEDLTPSSSSENYIQETPLVMSRCSSVSSLGSFESPSIASSIQSEPCSEMISGTISPSELPDSPGQTMPPSRSKTPLFELSGQPEKEASQFNIQWENNVKKFMEITDFKERFQVPQDLDSMVYFTVEKPNENFSCASSLSALPLHEHYVQKDVELKLMPPFPDRSGGLGFAAHEEERAAESQRKPERLELTSDEDIEILKECINSAMPSRFRKVRTSLVSGFPGQVLNPQTKKPVHIPVYMLVPASSHLGLPKHRRTAAATRPSKDYVGDEDSFTDSAEGTPVNFSSAASLSDETLQYPTKEEADLRWCSGKRRDALGPRGLGLKMEVAQGEAGGFRAGRITSSHSTPTRVASAYKHNTGSSHTSPLRTGRAQSAESKRGHVPLRNLELTLVRQGSLRASSEGSRSRKDAPQENSSSDMVFQSLCHTTPTEEAVYCFYENDSDDLAELRARCSPRRKAGAPGKGQRKEAWVKKEAEFASRQPPPKTKMAAKLRSNLIVDETPPCYSLSSSLSSLSDVELCHAEGRGQLYGRAKLALSRRQEMRAALSKRRGSSGSSLSCDSDDNLLPKGVGSAAAKRRRHSGKRKQGEKERKGRKPHERKPEATPDEAASDLDSVDWKAIQEGANSIVTWLHQAASSFARDPSSESDSILSFMSGLSSGSTLQLSLERKEKKAGRKVAGRHVEKKDLPRAFQDGKKVATGGPRAQNSRAEKNVQQKPLTNLPVVFRGRTVIYMPNVVKDSPAQSPRAAPKKAGPPAKQEVPVKNLSLNQQRSRSLHRPGKISEMVDLTLPKRSATPPARMTKAPSSGSSRTSTPSQPNQKKLTSPSQPPGRQIPTREAGKANGNATSPGQNPKPVQKSPVPKQHKTQKSPVRIPFMQKPVKKTLPARNAMPTLEEQVGRGRGSRPQTGGKPTLQSSHLNLVRMSSARSAASESDRSGFLRQLTFIKESSGLLMRHRAELSSPQPNSTLSPAASPRRGRPGLPPVFLCSSRCDELKADKASGLMQRPVVSRGPLSSHGVPVGMRPPRRTSSESPCRLPVKTGNGLPEPFKRYSSSPQINVVKRTGSPAAPGCQEPTKNKSNEGPKLPVVPPLGAPEKQAEEAQQAMVRGTWKRIRDEDIPHILKTTLPPTALPLVSTLEEEEAPQALRKTSDAVVQTEDFSAAKTNSSTSPTMENKAALLAFSEVGEAGGPNPGKAPAAVPISFTHEAPVSSLGNFPPSRHSSPSRAARVTPFNYTPSPMAEPTDNDKQIQKVQV; from the exons CTCTGCGGGAAACTCTCCGGCCTGGAAGAGGATGGGAGCCTTGAGATTCCAGCACACCCTGAAGATGGGAATCAGGAGGGCAACAAG GTGGAGGTGGTATTCTGGCTCCTTTCCATGCTGGCCACCCGGGACAAGGAGGACATGTCTCGAACCCTGCTGGCGATGTCCAGCTCCCAGGAAAGCTGCCTGGCCATGCGGAAGTCTGGCTGCCTGCCCCTCCTCGTCCAGATTCTCCATGACACGGACCGGGAGCCAGGGGCCCCTGAGAGCCCCGGAGCCGCCGGGAAGGACTGTCGCATGAGGGCCAACGCCGCCCTACACAACATCGTCTTCTCGCAGCCCGACGAAGGGCAGGCCAAGAAGGAGATGCGAGTCCTGCACGTTTTGGAGCAGATCCGTTCCTATTCGGAGACCTGCTGGGATTGGCTGAAGGCTCACGGCAAGGAGGGAGCAAAGACCCCCGAGAGGGGAGCAG GGCCTGTCCCTATTGAGCCGCAAATCTGCCAAGCCACATGTGCTATCATGAAACTCTCCTTCGACGAAGACTATCGCCGGGCGATGAACGAGTTGG GCGGACTGCAGGCTGTTGCCGAACTCCTTCAGGTGGACTACGAGATGCACCAAATGACCAGTGATCCCCTCAATCTGGCCCTGCGGCGTTACACCGGCATGGCTCTGACGAACCTCACGTTTGGGGACGTTGTCAACAAG GCAACATTGTGCTCCCGTCAGAGATGTATGCAGGCCATTGTGGCGCAGTTGGCGTCTGAAAGTGAAGAGCTCCATCAG gTGGTCTCCAGCATCCTTCGCAACCTCTCCTGGCGGGCCGACATGAACAGCAAGAAGGTGTTGAGGGAAGTCGGCAGTGTCACGGGTCTGATGCAGTGCGCCCTGCGGGCCAACAAG GAATCGACCCTAAAAAGTATCCTTAGTGCGCTGTGGAATCTTTCGGCTCACAGTACAGAGAATAAAGCCGCCATCTGTCTGGTAGACGGGGCCCTGGGCTTCCTGGTCAGTACCCTCACCTATAAATGCCAAAGCAACTCGCTGGCCATCATTGAGAGCGGAGGAGGAATCCTGAGGAATGTCTCCAGCCTCGTCGCCACCAAGGAAGATTACAG GCAAGTCCTGAGAGACCACAGCTGCCTGCAGACCCTCTTGCAGCACCTCAAGTCGCACAGCCTGACCATCGTCAGCAACGCCTGCGGGACCCTCTGGAACCTCTCGGCCCGCAGCCCCAAAGACCAGGAGCTCCTGTGGGACTTGGGCGCCGTCAGCATGCTCCGAAACCTCGTGCACTCCAAGCACAAGATGATCGCCATGGGCAGCGCGGCAGCCTTGCGGAACCTCCTGGCCAACCGCCCCCTGAAATACAAAGATGCCGTGGTCATCTCGCCAGGGTCCTGTATGCCATCGCTGTACATGAGGAAGCAGAAGGCGCTGGAGGCCGAACTGGACACGAAACACCTGGCCGAGGCCTTTGACAGCCTGGAGAAGCAGACTTTGAAGACGCAGAACTCCAAGAAGCCCATAAGGCACATGGAGAGTTTGGTGAAAGACTACGCCTCCGATTCGGGGTGCTTTGACGACGACGAGGGCCCCAACGCCTCTGAAACTGGGAACGCCTCTGTTCTCTCCATGTTCCTGAACTCCTCCTTCCTCCAAGGGCAGGCGTTGCCGCGAGCCGGTGCTCCACGGAGGTGCCCCGAGCCCGAAAAGGATGGGAGCCGTCCGGCGGAAGCCGCCCAGGTGGCCCCTTCGCTGCTCCGCCCGGACGAGGACGTCTCCGCGGCGGCCGAGAAGCTGGCCAACAAAATCTCCACCGCCGTGGCCAAGATCGACAAGCTGGTGGAGGACATCTCCGTCCTGCACACGTCGTCGGACGACAGCTTCAGCCTCAGCTCCGAGGACCACTGCTTGGATTGGCagctggggctggaggaggtgcaCGAGGCCCGTGCACAGTCGTGCTCGCCGTGCCGGCTGTCAGACGCCAGCGGCTTTGCCAAGCGGGAAGGCCTGTGCCGCGCCCACACCCTCCTGCGGCTGAAGACAGCCTACACCAGCCTCTCCAACGACAGCCTCAACAGCGGGAGCACCAGCGACGGTTACTGCACCAAGGAGCACATGAAACCATGCACCGGAACGACCTTCTTGGATTTTAAAGACGAGTTGCATCGCTACCAGAAGCGGCCTAGCCGCCTGGACCTCAAGAACATCTTGAGCAACAGGCCAGAGAAGGCAGAGGTGCCAGGAAAGAAACGTCACGGGACAGGAGAGGCGGCAGAAAAGCCGGAAAACCTTGGAAAGCTCCCGAAATCTGACGCTGTGGTTGCCGAGAAGGACCCACAACCCCAGACAAAAGTTCTGAGCAATGAGCTAAACGCAGACCCCAAAGTCCACACGATTAAGCTCTCACCGTCCTACCAACATGTCCCCCTGGTGGAGAGCATTGGGGACGGTAGCTCAGCGCCCGAAACGGCCGGGCCGCAGGGAGCCGGTCCCTTCTACCCCAGCTTGTCGCTGAAGTCGATCGAAAACCTGAGCAAGATCCCTGAGAGGCTTCCCGCTCGGCCCCCGGCCCCCGTGGCGCAAGAGCAGCTGCAGAAGTACTCGGTGGAAGACACGCCGATCTGCTTCTCTCGTTGCAGCTCGCTGTCTTCGCTTTCCTCAGCCGACAACGTCCTGGACGGGCAGAGCCACAGCGAGAACGAGACGGATAGCGACTCCTCGCTGGAGATCATCGAGGTGGAAGAGGTGGCCGAGATGGAGGAGGCGCGGAAGGGAGGGCAAGCGGAGCCTGCCCCGGCCGCCTCGCAGCCCATCGCCATCCCTTTTCCCAAGAAGGAGAAGGTCTTCCTCCGCGGAGCTTCGCCCTGCCGGCCGGAGGACTTGACGCCGTCCAGCTCTTCAGAGAACTACATACAGGAGACGCCGCTGGTGATGAGCCGCTGCAGCTCGGTCAGTTCGCTGGGCAGCTTCGAGAGTCCATCCATCGCCAGTTCCATCCAAAGCGAGCCTTGCAGTGAGATGATCAGCGGCACCATCAGTCCCAGCGAGCTGCCTGATAGTCCCGGGCAGACCATGCCCCCCAGCCGCAGCAAAACACCCCTGTTCGAGCTCAGCGGTCAGCCGGAGAAGGAGGCGAGCCAGTTCAACATCCAGTGGGAGAACAACGTCAAGAAGTTCATGGAGATCACAGACTTCAAGGAGCGGTTCCAGGTGCCCCAAGACCTCGACTCCATGGTGTACTTCACTGTGGAGAAACCCAACGAGAACTTCTCCTGCGCCTCCAGCTTGAGTGCTCTTCCTCTCCACGAACACTATGTCCAGAAGGACGTGGAGTTGAAGTTGATGCCCCCTTTCCCCGACAGGAGCGGCGGCCTGGGCTTCGCGGCACACGAGGAAGAGAGGGCCGCCGAGAGCCAGAGGAAGCCAGAACGCCTTGAGCTGACCTCTGACGAAGACATCGAGATCTTGAAGGAGTGCATCAATTCGGCCATGCCGTCCCGCTTCCGGAAAGTGCGGACGTCTCTCGTCTCCGGGTTTCCGGGCCAGGTTCTGAACCCCCAAACCAAGAAGCCAGTGCACATCCCGGTTTATATGCTGGTCCCCGCCAGTTCTCACCTTGGTCTCCCCAAGCACAGGCGTACGGCAGCAGCCACGCGGCCCAGCAAAGACTACGTTGGCGATGAGGATTCCTTCACCGACTCGGCTGAAGGGACTCCGGTCAACTTCTCCAGCGCGGCTTCCCTGAGCGACGAGACGCTCCAGTACCCGACGAAGGAGGAGGCGGACTTGAGGTGGTGCTCCGGGAAGAGGAGGGATGCTCTGGGCCCACGTGGATTAGGCCTCAAGATGGAGGTGGCCCAGGGTGAGGCGGGTGGCTTCCGGGCCGGAAGGATAACCTCCAGCCATTCCACGCCAACCCGGGTGGCGTCCGCGTACAAGCACAACACGGGCTCGAGCCACACCAGCCCGCTCCGCACAGGCCGGGCCCAGTCGGCCGAGTCTAAGCGAGGACACGTCCCCCTCAGAAACCTGGAGTTGACGCTCGTGAGGCAGGGCAGCCTGAGGGCCAGCTCGGAAGGCAGCCGTTCCAGGAAAGACGCCCCTCAGGAGAACAGCAGCAGCGACATGGTCTTCCAGTCGCTCTGCCACACCACGCCGACTGAAGAGGCGGTCTATTGCTTCTACGAGAATGACTCAGACGACTTGGCAGAACTCAGGGCGAGGTGTTCACCCAGGAGGAAGGCCGGCGCACCTGGCAAAGGCCAAAGAAAGGAAGCTTGGGTCAAGAAAGAGGCCGAGTTTGCTTCCAGGCAACCGCCGCCGAAAACCAAGATGGCTGCCAAGCTGCGCAGCAACCTCATTGTGGACGAGACACCCCCATGCtattccctcagctcctctctgagTTCTCTGAGTGATGTGGAGCTGTGCCAcgcagaagggagggggcagctgtaTGGCAGAGCCAAGCTGGCCTTGAGCCGGCGGCAGGAGATGCGGGCAGCGCTGTCCAAGCGGAGGGGCAGCTCAGGGAGCTCCCTCAGTTGCGACTCAGACGACAACCTGCTACCCAAAGGGGTCGGGTCGGCCGCAGCCAAGAGGAGGAGGCACTCGGGGAAAAGGAAGCAGGGcgagaaggagaggaaggggaggaagccCCACGAGCGGAAGCCAGAGGCCACGCCAGACGAAGCCGCCTCAGACCTGGACAGTGTCGACTGGAAGGCAATCCAGGAAGGAGCCAACTCAATTGTCACCTGGCTGCACCAGGCGGCCTCCTCCTTTGCCCGCGACCCGTCCTCGGAATCGGACTCCATTCTCTCTTTCATGTCCGGCCTCTCATCGGGATCCACGCTGCAGCTGTctctggagaggaaggagaagaaggcggGCAGGAAGGTCGCCGGCCGTCACGTGGAGAAGAAAGACCTTCCACGGGCGTTCCAGGATGGCAAGAAGGTCGCCACAGGAGGTCCCAGGGCCCAGAACAGTCGGGCGGAGAAGAATGTTCAGCAGAAGCCGCTCACCAACTTGCCGGTGGTCTTCCGAGGCCGGACGGTGATCTACATGCCAAACGTGGTGAAGGACTCGCCGGCACAGAGCCCCAGAGCCGCCCCGAAGAAGGCAGGACCCCCAGCGAAGCAGGAAGTGCCTGTGAAGAACCTCAGCCTGAACCAGCAGAGATCTCGGAGCCTCCACAGGCCGGGGAAGATCTCGGAGATGGTGGACCTCACCTTGCCGAAACGCAGCGCGACTCCGCCGGCCCGGATGACGAAAGCCCCTTCCTCGGGGTCGTCCCGGACGTCCACGCCGTCTCAGCCCAACCAGAAGAAGCTGACGTCCCCTTCGCAGCCGCCCGGCCGGCAGATACCGACTCGGGAAGCCGGGAAGGCAAACGGGAACGCCACATCTCCCGGCCAGAACCCCAAGCCGGTGCAGAAGTCTCCTGTCCCCAAGCAACACAAGACCCAGAAGTCTCCCGTCCGTATCCCCTTCATGCAGAAGCCGGTGAAGAAAACGCTGCCGGCCCGGAACGCCATGCCTACTTTGGAGGAGCAggtggggagaggcagagggTCAAGGCCCCAGACCGGCGGGAAGCCCACCCTGCAAAGCAGCCACCTCAATCTGGTCCGCATGTCCTCCGCGAGGTCCGCCGCCAGCGAGTCGGACCGCTCCGGCTTCCTGAGGCAGCTGACGTTCATCAAGGAGTCGTCTGGCCTGCTCATGAGGCACCGGGCTGAGCTTTCGTCGCCGCAGCCGAACTCGACGCTCTCCCCGGCCGCTTCGCCTCGGAGGGGCCGCCCCGGCCTGCCGCCCgtcttcctctgctcctcccGGTGCGACGAGCTCAAGGCGGACAAGGCCTCGGGGCTGATGCAGCGACCCGTCGTCTCGCGGGGGCCTCTGTCGAGCCACGGGGTCCCGGTGGGCATGAGGCCTCCCAGGCGGACCAGCTCAGAAAGCCCCTGCAGGCTCCCGGTCAAAACGGGCAACGGCCTGCCAGAGCCATTCAAACGGTACTCCTCGTCGCCTCAGATCAACGTTGTCAAGAGGACGGGCAGCCCGGCCGCTCCCGGTTGCCAAGAACCCACGAAGAACAAGAGCAACGAGGGGCCCAAACTCCCCGTGGTGCCTCCTCTGGGAGCACCAGAAAAGCAGGCCGAAGAGGCACAGCAGGCGATGGTGAGGGGGACGTGGAAGCGCATCCGAGACGAGGACATTCCGCACATCCTGAAGACCACCCTCCCTCCCACAGCCCTGCCGCTGGTCAGCAccttggaggaggaagaggccccCCAGGCCCTGCGGAAGACCAGCGACGCCGTCGTGCAGACGGAAGACTTCTCCGCCGCCAAAACCAACTCCAGCACCTCTCCGACGATGGAGAACAAGGCTGCGCTCCTCGCGTTCTCCGAAGTGGGAGAGGCAGGCGGTCCCAATCCAGGCAAGGCCCCTGCGGCGGTGCCCATCTCCTTCACGCACGAAGCGCCCGTCAGCTCTCTCGGGAACTTCCCCCCAAGCAGGCACAGCTCCCCGAGCCGGGCTGCCCGGGTGACCCCGTTCAACTACACGCCCAGCCCCATGGCGGAGCCCACGGACAACGACAAACAGATCCAAAAAGTGCAGGTCTGA